The Bacteroidota bacterium genomic sequence GGCTGGGCGGGCAGGGCGAGGCGGTGGAGGTGCTGGCGCAGCAGGCCGACCCCGCCGAGCACTATGGTGAGGTAGCCCTGATGTTCCCGCTCCTCAAAAAGCGTGAATCCATCGAGTGGCTGGTAGAGAAGGCCACCGAGCTGGGCGCCACCGCCCTGCACCCCGTGCGCACCGAGCGCTGCGAGCGCCGAGACCTGGGCGCGGAGCGCCTGGAGCGAATCCTGCTGGCGGCCATGAAGCAGTGTGGCCGTAGCCGCATGCCACAGCTGCATCCCCTGAAGTCCTTTACCCATTTTATAGCGGGGCCCTTGCCCGATCTGTGCTTCCTGCCACACCTGGAGGCTGCCCAGCCACTGGCAGCCCACCGCCAGGCACTGGCTACCCGGGATGTGCTTTTTGCCATTGGCCCAGAGGGAGACTTCAGCCCCGCAGAGGTGCGGGCTGCCGAGGCGGTGGGCTTCCGCTCGGTGCGGATGGGCCAGCACCGCCTGCGGGCCGAGACTGCCGCTGCCTATGCCCTCAGCGTGATCAAAACCGAAAAAGGCTACTAGTGGCCCAGCGGAACCATTTGGGGTGCGCAGCGCGTATTCATCTCGTAGCCCGGTTGTTTGCAGCAAATTATGGCACGTACAAAGGAGTTTGACAAAGAGCAGGTGCTGGATAGAGCCATGCATCTCTTTTGGCAGAAGGGCTACCACGCCACCTCGGTGCAGGACCTGGTAGAGGGGCTGGGTATCAGTCGCAGTAGTATGTACGACACCTTTGGCGACAAGGATAGCCTGTTCTCCGCCGCGCTGAGCCGGTACGTAGGCGGTTTTGACCCCCTACCGCTGGGTGCAGATGCGGGCCTGCGGGCCAACCTGCGGGCCCTGCTGATGGCCGTGGCCAGTGGCGTACCTGCTGGGCCCGCAGCACCCGGAAACTGCATGAAGGGCTGCTTTCTGGTAAACACGGCCGTGGAGCTGGCCCCCGAGCGGCCCGAGGTGCGGGCCCGAATGGCCGAAAACTTGCAGTCATTTGTAGCACGCTTTGTGCCCCTCTTTCAGGCAGCGCGGCACGAGGGGACAATAGCCCCCCACTTCCATCCAGAGGTGGCGGCGCAGCTGCTGTTTACCCTGATGGAGGGCCTGGCCGTCCAGTCTCGTGCTGGCATACCCGCCGCCACGCTGGCCCGGCAGGTAGATCAGCTGGAGGCAATGATCTTCGCTTAGCAGCGCAGCTCTGGTAGCCAAAGGCCTTTTCCAGGAAACCGAACGGCGCCGTCGGCTGTTGGCATGCGCGTACCCCATCCGCTACCATGATCTATTTCTGGCATCGCCGAGACCTGCGTATAGCCGACAATGCAGGCCTATACCACGCACTAAGGGCCGCAAAGGAATCTGGCAGGCAGGTGCAGCCGGTTTTTATCTTCGACACGGATATTCTGGACGCGCTACCTAGGCGAGATGCGCGGGTACTCTTTATCCACCAGGCGCTAGC encodes the following:
- a CDS encoding 16S rRNA (uracil(1498)-N(3))-methyltransferase — its product is MQYFYIQYRPGQGWFLAEPELGHCYRVLRHRAGDEVPAVDGSGHRFRIRLGGQGEAVEVLAQQADPAEHYGEVALMFPLLKKRESIEWLVEKATELGATALHPVRTERCERRDLGAERLERILLAAMKQCGRSRMPQLHPLKSFTHFIAGPLPDLCFLPHLEAAQPLAAHRQALATRDVLFAIGPEGDFSPAEVRAAEAVGFRSVRMGQHRLRAETAAAYALSVIKTEKGY
- a CDS encoding TetR/AcrR family transcriptional regulator; its protein translation is MARTKEFDKEQVLDRAMHLFWQKGYHATSVQDLVEGLGISRSSMYDTFGDKDSLFSAALSRYVGGFDPLPLGADAGLRANLRALLMAVASGVPAGPAAPGNCMKGCFLVNTAVELAPERPEVRARMAENLQSFVARFVPLFQAARHEGTIAPHFHPEVAAQLLFTLMEGLAVQSRAGIPAATLARQVDQLEAMIFA